From Triticum urartu cultivar G1812 chromosome 2, Tu2.1, whole genome shotgun sequence, a single genomic window includes:
- the LOC125534357 gene encoding uncharacterized protein LOC125534357, whose product MAAAMLPRLVAVTALVALMCAVAAAQKVPAVGGAPTCGVVDQNVVNACYESCGRGMKIATADRIISTGTIKVQVDCCVAFGGHSCMCEMKKKWKAQGKTAQNNVQCVREKAC is encoded by the coding sequence ATGGCAGCAGCAATGCTCCCGAGGCTCGTTGCCGTGACGGCGCTCGTCGCGCTGATGTGCGCCGTCGCTGCCGCCCAGAAGGTACCTGCCGTCGGCGGTGCGCCGACGTGCGGCGTTGTCGATCAGAACGTCGTGAATGCGTGCTACGAGAGCTGTGGAAGAGGTATGAAAATTGCCACTGCCGACAGGATTATTTCGACGGGTACGATCAAGGTTCAAGTGGACTGCTGCGTAGCCTTTGGAGGCCACTCGTGCATGTGCGAGATGAAGAAGAAGTGGAAGGCTCAGGGCAAAACTGCCCAGAATAATGTGCAGTGCGTCAGGGAAAAGGCCTGCTAG